ATGTCGTGGGCGCGAGCAAGCTGCTCGCGCTTGCGGTACTGTCCGCCGGGAAGTTTCACCCCCGCCCACACGCCATACTCCTCACGGTGCTCGACCGCGTATCGCGCGCAGACACGCTGCTGCGCCAGCGGGCACCGGCGCAAGCACAGCAGTCGTGCCTCAGTGGAGGACTGCTCATAGGCGCGTGCCTTGGCGGCGCCGTCGCCACTGTCGTCATCGTTGTAGCCAAACCACAGATCTGGATTTGTGGAGCAGGGGTACCCCATGTGCGTCTCCTTGTCGAGCAAAACGTAGATGAAAGCGTATATACCTACGAGCCACTACGCAACCTACTCGGTGAGACAAACATATATCCAACTGTAGATGCTTTTGGGTATGTAATATTCGGATATGGCCGGAGCTCTACCGTGAGTCGCGAATCGGCGGGCGCGACCATCCGGGCGCTGCGGGAGTCGCGCGACTGGTCATTGGCGGATTTCGCGGCCGCGACGGGCGTCAGCATCATGGGCCTGAGCTATCTGGAGCGCGGTGCCCGCAAGCCGCACAAGAGCACGGTGCAAAAGGTCGAAAATGCCCTTGGCCTGCCACCCGGCACGTATGCGCGGCTCGTGGTGGCGGCCGATCCCGAGGCCGAGCTGGCCCGGCTGACCGCAGCTGAACAACCACCGGCGGTGCCCGCACGGCAGGCTGCGGCGATCGTCGTCGAGCGGCACGACAGCACCGAAGTGCTCGAAGGGCACGCCGAAGCACAACTGGAGACACTGAGCTGGCTGATCGACAGACTGCCCACGAAGACATCAGACGAATATGAGACGTATATTCTTTCTGTGATCGAACTGTGCGTGAAGTTCGAAATGCTGGCGGCCAGGTCCTGGCGGGCGGCGGTGCATGCTGGCGCAGACTCGGCCGCCCGGCTGATGGACCATCTGCAGGCCCTTGAGGCCACGCGTAGCTCGTTGCTGAAACGGATACCGGAGAGTTTGAGCGCTCGATTCGACCGAGCGTGCGCGCGGTCGGTCCTGCCCGAAGCGGTGATCGCCGCGCTGGTCGGCGTTAGCTGCGATGAGATGTGGGAGATCCGCAATCAGGGGGTCATTCCGCCCGGTGCACTCCCCCGCATTCGGGCCTTCGCCGACGCAGTGAACGGGGGCGATGGTGAGTCCGACCCGGTCGAGAGGCAAGCCGATGAGTAGTAGCGAACTAGAGGTGCTTGGCCGCGCCCATCAACTGTTCAGTGGCGCTGCTCGGCTCGCCACACCGCAGACAGCCGCAGCCCACCGCGAGCTGTCGCTGCCCGTCACGGCGCTGAACATCGGTGAGTTCCCCGACCGCTACCGGCTCGCGGCGCGCACCAGCCAAGCGGCATTGCGCTCGGCCGCCCAGACAGACGCCGCGATCGCCGAGGTCATCGCCGCCGCCCACCATGATCACGCCCAGGCCCGCGAGCAGACCAAGAGAATCGTCGACGAAGCACGCGCGGACGCCGGCGCGTCACCGCTTGCACCCATGGCCCAGCGGGAGGCGCTGCGCCGCCGCGTGGCCCGCCTGCGTGCGCAACGCGCGCATGTCATGTCGGCACGCTGGCAGGCGCAGCGCCGCGCGGCGGCGTTGCGTGTCCTGCGGTATCTGGCACTGCGCTGGCGTGCATCCGCGACGAATGGACTTCGGCTGCCGCCCCCAAGTAGCCGCGCCGGAATCGCGGTGCGGGCGGCCCTGTCCCGCCTGGGCCGCCCTTATGTGTGGGGCGCGACCGGTCCCGACCAATTCGATTGTTCGGGGCTGGTGCAGTGGGCCTATGCGCAGGCGGGGATACACCTGGACCGCACGACTTATCAACAGATTCACGACGGCATTCCGGTCCCGCGCTCGCAGGTGCGACCGGGGGATCTCGTGTTCCCGCATGCCGGGCACGTCCAGATGGCGATCGGCAACAATCTGGTTGTCGAAGCGCCCCACGTCGGCGCCACGGTTCGGATTAGCCCGTTGGGCGCAGGTGTTGCGATCCGGCGCCCGTTGTAGTGGCGGGCTGGCACGAAGGCCGATGAAGACCGCGTAAAGATGGGAAGATTCAGCTCATGGCAGAACAAGCCGGGTGGTCGGTGACAGCGATCCAAGCCAGGCAAGCGGCTTTGGCGCGACGGTACTCCGCGGTGAACGACGCCGACCGGGTCTTGGTGGACGCGCTGGTCAGTGCGCACGCCGCAACGGTGGAAAGCGCAGCCCGGCTCGACGCGATTGCGGCTGAGATCGACCACGCCGTGCAAAACCAGGCCGCGCTTGCCCTGGACACGCCCGTCGGCGCCCGGGAATTCCAGAAATTCCTGCTCACCAAGCAGCGCGAAATTCTCGCCGTGGTTGCTCACGCCCACGAACTCGACGCCGCGAAAAAGGCTGCCTTAAAAGCATTGCCAACACACTATGCGGTCAGCGCGAGCTAGCCCCATTCGGCGGCTCGCGCATTTGCTCAATGGCAAGCCGAAGTGAATTGCCGCTACGGATTCCCCTGGGTACTGTCGCCGCCATGCAGGGGCCCCCGCAGCGTTCGCAGCTCGGTGTTTCGGCGATGCCGCCGACTGCGGTGTCGGTGCCCCCCGATCGGCAGCGCGGCGCAGCAGCCGACGCCATTAGGGACGCCGAAGTCGCTTTGGCGCAACAAAATTCGGCGACCGCTCAATTAGATCTGCAAGTGGTCTCGGCAATCTTGAATGCCCACCAAAAGACGCTCGAAGGCACTGATGCGCTGGCCGCACTGCAGCGCGACGTCGAGGCTGCGGTGCGTAGCCGGACCGATCTCGACACCCCAGCGGGAGCGCGTGATTTTCAGCGCTTCCTGACAAGCAAGCTCCGCGAAATCCGCGCCGTGGTCACAGGCACAGGCCTCGACGACACCTCGAAGTCGGCGCTGATGGCTGCATGGACGTCCCTCTACCACGTGTCCACGGCCGATCAGCGCAGTGCTGGCGAGGGACAGCAGCCGACGCGCAGCACCCCGGCGAATGTCAGGCCGCAAACCACCAGCTATCCAGCGGGCTCGGACGGCGGAGCCGACCCGTACCTCGATGCGTTGCTAACAGACGATCCTGGATTGTTTCCGGAAGACCTCACGGCACCGGCCCCGCAGGCGCCAGCGCCCATCGCGCCGCAGATGCCCAGCTTCCCCGCGCTTGGCGGGATGCCAGGTGGAGGAATGCTGCCGACAGGCCTGCCCGGCCTCGGTATGCCCAGCGGGGTTCCGCTGGGCGGGCTCCTGCCCGACACCGCCACCCAACGGTCACCCGGCGATCTTGGAGAGGCGCTGCTTGCACCCGACGACGCGACGCCGAAACAGCAGCCACCGCCTGAGGACGTGGACGATACGAGCGACGGCAAAGCGGCTGACCCAGCGTCGGCCTCCGACCAGCCGGCCACCGGCCCGACGACGGTGACGCTGCCCACCGGCGAGACGGTCACAGCTGCCAGCCCCCAGCTCGCCGCGGTGATCGGAGCTGCTGTTGCCGGCACACCCATCGCCGATGCATTTCGCCAACAGGGGCTCACCATTCCCCCACCCGGCACCGCCATCAGCGAACCGGTTGATCCGTCCCGGGTGATGCCCGGGGATATCGGGATGTTTACCGATCGGCACGCGCTTGCGCTGGGCAACAGCAAAGCCCTACTCAACGGGCAGATTCAGCACATTTCCACCGTGAAGGGGCCAAGCTTTCTAGGCTGGGAGCACCCGCCAGTGCCGTCGACGGCAAACACACCGACCAAGACCGAAACACCGGCGCCCACCCGGCCGGCGGCCACGACCGGTACGTCACCGTGACAGCCGGAGAGGACCGGCAAAGCGCAGGACGAGCGCGCTGACGAGGGTCGTCGGCGCTTCAAGAGGAGACAGCGGATGGCAGATCAAATCCATGTAGTGCCGGAGAGCTTACGCACGGCGGCCCAGCACCATGAGCAAGTGTCCGAGTACTTACGCACCATCCCCTCGGCGCACGGAGCGATCCAAGAAAGCCTGGACTCGCTGGGCCCGGTTTTCAGCGAGCTGCGCGAGGCCGGGCGTGAACTGCTCGAGCACCGCCGGCGCTGCTACGAACAGCAAGCCGACGACCACGCCGAGATGGCGCGGCAGTTGAAGATGTCGGCGGACATGTGGGAGCAGCACGAGGAACAAGCCGCGGGCAAACTGGGCGGCATCGTCGACGACGGTCGATGACACACGCCAACCCGGCCTTCGACACCGTCCACCCGAGCGGCCACATCCTCTTCCGGTCCTGCCGGGGCGGATACGCCCATAGCGTGGTGTTGAGTGAAGCGGCGATGGACACCGACGCGCAGACCCTCGCACAAGGGATCTTGCTGACCGCCGACGTGTCCTATCTCAAGGCGCTGATGGAAGTTCGCGGCGAAATCGTGGCGGCCGGTCACACCCCATCAGCGGAGGTACCCACCGCACATGACCTTGACGTCGCGATCGAGAAGTTGCTGGCACACGAGTTGCACCCACGACGCGACGCCACGTAGACCCGCTACGGCTCAGCGCAGCCAGGTCGTGACGGCATCGGGATCGGGCGCGATATCGGCTGGAGGCTCGATGGGATTGGCGCCGAACAACTCTCGCGCGCGCGCCAGCAGAATCCGCACCTCGTCTAGTTGCTGTTGCAGCGCCGAACCGGTCACGCCCTCACGCTAGTGTGCCGACGGCGTCCCCACAATTCACCCGGCCCGGTAACAGCCAGTACCGGCGCAATCAGGCAGTGAACTGACCAATCACCGGAGAACGGTACGCTGGGCCAGTGGCGATCTTCGGGCGAAAGACGGCGCGCCAGCGCCTCCGGAGAGCGACCCAGGAATCCCTCGCGATTCCGGCCTTCAGCTCCCCGGTTGACTGCGCTCCGTGGGTGATCGGCGGACTCTGGCCCGCGGAACTGTCGACGGTCAACGCTGAAACCGCAACCGTCGCAGAGTATCTCAAAGCTGACCTGGAGCGCATCGTCAAGTCAGCCAACGAAGAGCTGAAGCGCATCAGGCAGGCGGGGATGGCCGACCCAGCCCGCTACGCCGAGGAGGCCCGAGTTATCAACGCTGCCCGCGACTTTGCGGTCCGGCGAGTCGAGTCGACGGTGCGTCATCTGCGTGGCCCGCATCAAAGCCGCCGTATTCAGTATCCTCGCCGCAACGCTGGCGGGCTCGGTCAAATCACTGGAACGGCGCCGCGGTTCAAGGTCACGACGGTGCCTCCCACGGTCGAGCCGCCCGCCGAGGTTCCCGTCGAGGACCGTCGGCCGCACGTCACCGACAATCGCCGCGAGTCGCCTCCAATGGACAAGGATCAGGCGGTGGCCGAACCGATTTCGACCGGCCGGCATGCCGCGCCGGAGCCGGAATCCGAAGAGACCGCAGCGGATACGCTGACGTTGTCGCCCCCATCCGATGCGGCTGACACCGACGTGACCGATGTTCTCGAGACCCCAGCCCCGCAGCCGCCGCCGCTCGAGACCGAAGGCGGTGAACCTTCAACCGTTGCGCCTCAACCCGCCGAGGACTCGACGGAACTTGCCCCAACCGAGGCGGATGATCTCGCGCCCGCCGACGGTACCGCGGTGGTCGCGGCCGGGCAGGGCGATGCCGCGCACGACACCGACGTCCTCGGGACCCGGGCCGCTGACGACACCGATGTGTTGGAGCAGCCGACCCCCGCCGAGGTTGGCGCCGCAAGCCACGAGCGAACGGGCCCGGCTCAAGGGGAAACCGATCACGAACGCCTACGACGTTTGCTGCAGTTCGTCGCCCGTCAAGAACCCGGATTACGGTGGGCTGTCGGGCTTCGCGAGGACGGGACAACCGTCGTGGTCACCGATTTGGCGTACGGCTGGGTACCTTCGGGAATTACCTTGCCAGCAGGGGTGCGGCTGCTGGAACCGCAACGGCGCACCGGCAATGCCGCGGCGATGCTCGGTCCCACCGCCCTATCGGTCACCTACTCTCCTGGAGACCCTTTGGGCTGGGCCACCGATTTTGGGCCGACGGAGTCCTCGGTGCAACCCCGCGAGCTACCGGAAGTCGAAGATCTGGGCTGGTTGCTGAGCGAGGCCACCCATTGGCGTGACGGGCTGCCGCGGATGGTGCACACGCTGGCGAAAGCCGGCGCGGCGGGAACGGGGGTTGTCGACGCCGAACTCGATGTGCTTCGGGTCCACCTCGATACCGCCCGATACCAGTTGCTGGCGGAGTACCCAGACGTCGATCCTCGGCTGCTGCTGAACTGCCTGCTATTGGCGGCCACGGAGGGCATCGCCACCGGGGACCGAACCTCGGCGAACTATCACTTCGCCTGGTTCCAGGTGCTGAGCGCCCCACCGGCGAGCAGGTTCAGCGCCAAATCCTGACCGGGTCACCGTCGGGACCCGACGACCTGCTCAGTTGCGGCCCGGTGTAGTGTCCCACGACCGGAGCGCGACGAGAGGGCATGAATTGACGCTGGTCGCCGGCGGTCGAGATACTGGCACGGTGACGGGGCCGGGCAGTCGGGCGAAGTTGAGCGACAAAGATCTCGTCGAGGCGGTGCTGCGTGAGTTGAGCGAGGCCGCCGACAAGTGGGAGCAACTCGTCGCCGAAGCCGAAACCATCACCTACAGCGTGGACTTGGGCGATATTCGTGCCGTCGCCAACTCCGACGGCAGATTGGTCGAGCTGACGTTGCACCCGAGTGTGATGACCGGCTACACCCACGGTGAGCTGGCCGACCGGTTGAACACGGCGATCGCGGCGCTGCGCGAGGAAGCGGAAACCGAAAACGCTGCACGCTACGGGAAAGGCGTCCAGTGACGTCGGATCCGCTGATGCGTCGCGCACTCGCGCTGCTGGGTCGCGGCCACGAGCTCTATGGTGTCGGCCGCGCGGACATTGGTGTGCCGGACACGCCGGACCAGTTGCGCGACCATGCGGCGAGGATCACCCATCCGCCCGCCGGCGCACGGACCGCGGCGGCTCGCGTACGGCGGATGGCGGGGATGCTTCGGACCAGCGCCGACCACGACACCACGCTGGCCGCGGCGTTGGCTGACATCCATGCCGAGCACACAGCGGGATGGCGCGCCAGCCGCACGATGCTCGAGGATGCACACGCCGACGCAATGACGGCAGCCGATACGCCGTTGGGCCGACGAGAAGCGCTGCGCCGCATGATGGCTCGGTTGCGAACGCAGCGGCGTCTCATTCACCGCTCGCGTCAACGGGCGCAGCTGCACGCACGACGGCTGCGCCAGCTCGCCAACTTGCGTCACACTGCGGCCAGCCGCCGCCCGTCGCGGGCCGCAGCCATCCCGCTGGCCGCTGTCGACTACGAAAGATCTTTCACCGCAGGGCATATCAGGCAACGCATCGCCGAAGCGCTGGATCACATGGGAATCACCGATCCCGCGGCGCGACGCAACTGGCTGCGGGGTTACGAGACGCTGATAGCCAGGGAGTCCGCAGGCCGGGCGTCGGCGGTCGCGTCGGAACCTGCCACCGCGGTCGGGCCCACCCAAGCCGACGGGCACGGCCTCGGCTACGCCCGCGGCATCACCCAGACCATCCCAGCCACCTTCGCCCGGTATCACCAACCCGGCACCTCGACGAACATCTACGATCCGGTCGCCAACATCTGCGCATCGATGAACTATGTAATGCACCGCTACGGCGTCGCCGCGAACGGTGAGAACTTGGTTGCGCTGGTCCAGCAGGCGGACGCCGGTAGACCGCCGAGAGGATACTGACCATGCCGCTCAACCTGTCCAACCGCGACCAGAACTCGGGTCACCTCTTCTACAACCGCCGGCTGCGGGCCGCGATCACCAGGTTTTCGGTCCGGATGAAACACGACGATCGCAAACAGCAAGCCGCAGTGGCGTTGTCGATTGTGTTCGTCCTCATCGGTCTGGGTTGGATGGCGTTGCTGCACATCTGGAAGCCGGCCGGGCTGGTGGGCCAGTCCGCGATTGTCGGAAACCGTGACACCGGCGCGGTGTACGCCAAGATCGACGGGCGGCTCTACCCGGCGCTCAACCTGACTTCCGCTCGGCTGGCTGTTGGCAACGCGGCCGCCCCGGCGTGGGTCAAGGCGAGCGAAATCGCGAAGTATCCGACCGGACCGATGATCGGCATCCCCGGTGTGCCCGACAGCCTCACGGTCACCCCTAGCAGCGTCTCCGCTTGGGCGGTTTGCGACACCGCTCCCACCCGGGGCGCCCGGGCTGCCCCTGTCGTGACGTCCATCGCGGGCGAGCTGTCGACATTCGGCCGCGCCGCTCCGATGCGTCCGCCGCAGGCGATCCTTGCGACCCACAAGGACGCGACCTACGTGATCTGGGGTGGTCACCGGTCCCGCATCGACCCCATGGACCGCTCGGTGACCTTCAACCTGGGTCTCGATCCAGGAGTGACGCATCCGATCGAGATCTCCAACGCCCTGTATGACGCCATGCCCTCGACCGAACCCCTTGTGGTGCCGCCGATCCCGGAAGCGGGGACGCCGTCGCGGTGGCTGCCCGGCGCGACCGTGGGCAGCGTGCTGGAAACCCGCGACGCCGCCGGTACGGTCACCGGGTTTTACGTACTGCTTCCGGACGGGGTGCAGAAGATCACCAGTTTCGTCGCCGACCTGCTGCGCACGGCCAATCCAGTGGGTTCGGCTACCCCGACATTGATCACGCCGGACAAGCTGATCCACATCCCCACCGTCGATGTGCTCAACGTCGACTACTATCCGCCAGGCAAGCTGGATTTCATTGACACAGCGGCTAATCCGGTGACCTGTGTGGCGTGGCAGAAGCAGTCCAGCGACCCGCAAGCCAGCATCACGATCTTCAGCGGCCGGGGTCTGCCGGTTCCGATCAGCATGGACGCTCGGTTGGTGCATCTGGTGCGCGACGACCGTAATCCCGAATCGGTGGAGGCTGACCAAGCGCTGTTGCTGCCGGGCGCGGCCAACTTCGTGGCGACGACGAGTGGTGTGGCGACCTCCGACAGCCGGGAAAGCCTGTACTGGCTGTCACCGCAAGGTGTTCGCTACGGGATCCAATCGGATAACCGGACCTTGCAAGCGCTGGGACTGGATCCGCGCAGCGCCGTGCAGGCGCCATGGCCGATTGTGCGCACGTTTGCGGCCGGGCCGGCGATCAGCCGCGAGAGTGCGTTGGTAGCGCGTGACACCATTGTGGGCAACGGCGCGGTCGCGCCCGTACCGCAAGCCAACCCGCAGGCAGGAGGTTAGCCATGTCGAAACGAGGGTTCGTGCGGGGCGCACGTAAACCACCGCCGGCCGTTCCGCCGGTGCGGGTGGCGGTTGCTCCGCCACTGGCCCTGCCCGAACGCGAGCCGCGCAACATCCTCATGATGATCGCCATCCCAGCGCTGCTGGTGGGAATCATCGGCACGCTGGTGGTGATGTACACCTCCGGGGTGCGCTCGCTGCAGTCGGGTTTCTTCCCGATGATGGGGTTGTTCGGGTTCGGCGCACTGATGTTCAGCGGGCGCTTCGGGCGGGCCCGCCGTATCTCCTGGGGGGAGCAGGAAAAGCAGCGGCGCAGCTATCTGCGCCAACTCGACGAGGACCGCGAAGAAGTGCAACGGGCCGCCCAGGAGCAGAAACGCAGCCAACTGTTCCTGCATGGTGATCCGGAGAAGCTCGATACCGTGATCGGCGGGCCCCGCATGTGGGAACGCCGCCCCGACGACGCGGATTTCCTGGATGTGCGTTTGGGGATTGGGATTCAGCAAGCCAGCGATTCGGCGGTGTCGTTGCAGTGGCCCGAGGTGCCCATCGGAGAGGAGCTGGAGCCGGTAACCGGCGGTGCGCTAAGGGATTTCATCCTCGAGCAAAGCAAGATCCGCGGAATCGGCAAGGTGTTAAGCCTGCGGTCGAAACCTGGATTCAGCTTCATTAGCGACGACCCAGGCGAACTGCACAGCTTCATGCGGGCGATTCTGTGCTCGCTGGCCGTGTATCACAGCCCCGAGGATGTGAAGCTCATGGTGGTCACCCGCCACCCCGAGCAGTGGTCCTGGCTGGTGTGGTTGCCGCACAACCATCATGACGAGATGTTCGACGCCTGCGGCATGCGCAGGCTGGTCTTTGGTTCGCCCACCGAGCTGGAAGAGGCCCTCGACGCCGAGTTGCACCGAAAGGGCCGCGGGCCGTGGACCCCACCGGTGGGGACCAGCCCGACCTCGATGCCCTCGCCGATGGAGACACAGGGGCTGTCGCTAGGTCCGCATTGGGTGATCGTCGACGACAACACGGGCACCGCCGAGCAGTGGGAAGGCGTGACCGGGCTCAAGGGGATGGCCGGTATCACCGTGTTGCGGCTGGCGACCCGCCCCGGCGTCGGCGTTGGTTTCGCCGAGGAGGACCAGCGATTTCAGCTCCGCGAAGGTCGGCTCTATCACCGCGAGGCGTTCTACGCGGTGGCTGACATGCTCGCCGAAAGCACCGCGCACAGGTATGCGCGGGCGCTGGCGCGCTGGTCACCGATGAGCGCCAGCGAGCTATCCGAAACCGACAGCCAGGCCGGTGAATTGTTGCGGGCCTTGGGGATCAGCGATCCACGCCACCTCGACGTCGACCGGCTGTGGGCGGAAAGTCGCGGACGGGGCGACCCCAAGTGGGCGATGGTGCCCGTGGGGATCAAGCCCGGTGGCGAGTTGCAATACATCATCTTCCGTGCAAAAGACTTCGGCGGGTACGGCTTTCACTCCGTCGTGATCGGGACATCGGGATCAGGCAAGTCGGAGCTCTTCCTGTCCTTGTGCAACGGCATCGCGCTGACTCACTCACCGGAAACGTTCATCGTCATTTTCGTCGACATGAAGTTCGAATCCGCGGCCCAAGACCTTGAAGGTCTGCCCCACGTCGCGGGCTCCCTGTCCAACCTGGGCAAAGACGACCGGCATCTGGCCGAGCGGATGCGCAAAGCGATCAACGGTGAAATGGAAAGACGCTACCGACTTTTCAAAGAAGCTGGGGCTCGCGACGCCAACGAGTACGAGGAGATGCGGCTGGCCGGCCGCGACCTGGAACCGGTGCCGATCCTGCTGGTCATCATCGACGAGTACTTGGAGCTCTTCCATCACCACCCTGAATGGGTCCAGCTGGTCATCCACATCGGTCAGG
This Mycobacterium xenopi DNA region includes the following protein-coding sequences:
- a CDS encoding DUF2694 family protein, with the protein product MTHANPAFDTVHPSGHILFRSCRGGYAHSVVLSEAAMDTDAQTLAQGILLTADVSYLKALMEVRGEIVAAGHTPSAEVPTAHDLDVAIEKLLAHELHPRRDAT
- a CDS encoding DUF4226 domain-containing protein, with translation MAEQAGWSVTAIQARQAALARRYSAVNDADRVLVDALVSAHAATVESAARLDAIAAEIDHAVQNQAALALDTPVGAREFQKFLLTKQREILAVVAHAHELDAAKKAALKALPTHYAVSAS
- the eccB gene encoding type VII secretion protein EccB, encoding MPLNLSNRDQNSGHLFYNRRLRAAITRFSVRMKHDDRKQQAAVALSIVFVLIGLGWMALLHIWKPAGLVGQSAIVGNRDTGAVYAKIDGRLYPALNLTSARLAVGNAAAPAWVKASEIAKYPTGPMIGIPGVPDSLTVTPSSVSAWAVCDTAPTRGARAAPVVTSIAGELSTFGRAAPMRPPQAILATHKDATYVIWGGHRSRIDPMDRSVTFNLGLDPGVTHPIEISNALYDAMPSTEPLVVPPIPEAGTPSRWLPGATVGSVLETRDAAGTVTGFYVLLPDGVQKITSFVADLLRTANPVGSATPTLITPDKLIHIPTVDVLNVDYYPPGKLDFIDTAANPVTCVAWQKQSSDPQASITIFSGRGLPVPISMDARLVHLVRDDRNPESVEADQALLLPGAANFVATTSGVATSDSRESLYWLSPQGVRYGIQSDNRTLQALGLDPRSAVQAPWPIVRTFAAGPAISRESALVARDTIVGNGAVAPVPQANPQAGG
- a CDS encoding WhiB family transcriptional regulator, with the protein product MGYPCSTNPDLWFGYNDDDSGDGAAKARAYEQSSTEARLLCLRRCPLAQQRVCARYAVEHREEYGVWAGVKLPGGQYRKREQLARAHDILRRIAAGEINSRQLPENAALLARRQHNAVPVPATVFHLSAARVGPRSAA
- a CDS encoding DUF4226 domain-containing protein — translated: MQGPPQRSQLGVSAMPPTAVSVPPDRQRGAAADAIRDAEVALAQQNSATAQLDLQVVSAILNAHQKTLEGTDALAALQRDVEAAVRSRTDLDTPAGARDFQRFLTSKLREIRAVVTGTGLDDTSKSALMAAWTSLYHVSTADQRSAGEGQQPTRSTPANVRPQTTSYPAGSDGGADPYLDALLTDDPGLFPEDLTAPAPQAPAPIAPQMPSFPALGGMPGGGMLPTGLPGLGMPSGVPLGGLLPDTATQRSPGDLGEALLAPDDATPKQQPPPEDVDDTSDGKAADPASASDQPATGPTTVTLPTGETVTAASPQLAAVIGAAVAGTPIADAFRQQGLTIPPPGTAISEPVDPSRVMPGDIGMFTDRHALALGNSKALLNGQIQHISTVKGPSFLGWEHPPVPSTANTPTKTETPAPTRPAATTGTSP
- a CDS encoding ESX-1 secretion-associated protein; this translates as MADQIHVVPESLRTAAQHHEQVSEYLRTIPSAHGAIQESLDSLGPVFSELREAGRELLEHRRRCYEQQADDHAEMARQLKMSADMWEQHEEQAAGKLGGIVDDGR
- a CDS encoding C40 family peptidase, producing MSSSELEVLGRAHQLFSGAARLATPQTAAAHRELSLPVTALNIGEFPDRYRLAARTSQAALRSAAQTDAAIAEVIAAAHHDHAQAREQTKRIVDEARADAGASPLAPMAQREALRRRVARLRAQRAHVMSARWQAQRRAAALRVLRYLALRWRASATNGLRLPPPSSRAGIAVRAALSRLGRPYVWGATGPDQFDCSGLVQWAYAQAGIHLDRTTYQQIHDGIPVPRSQVRPGDLVFPHAGHVQMAIGNNLVVEAPHVGATVRISPLGAGVAIRRPL
- a CDS encoding helix-turn-helix domain-containing protein, with amino-acid sequence MSRESAGATIRALRESRDWSLADFAAATGVSIMGLSYLERGARKPHKSTVQKVENALGLPPGTYARLVVAADPEAELARLTAAEQPPAVPARQAAAIVVERHDSTEVLEGHAEAQLETLSWLIDRLPTKTSDEYETYILSVIELCVKFEMLAARSWRAAVHAGADSAARLMDHLQALEATRSSLLKRIPESLSARFDRACARSVLPEAVIAALVGVSCDEMWEIRNQGVIPPGALPRIRAFADAVNGGDGESDPVERQADE
- a CDS encoding DUF2710 family protein, with translation MTGPGSRAKLSDKDLVEAVLRELSEAADKWEQLVAEAETITYSVDLGDIRAVANSDGRLVELTLHPSVMTGYTHGELADRLNTAIAALREEAETENAARYGKGVQ
- a CDS encoding transglycosylase SLT domain-containing protein; protein product: MRRALALLGRGHELYGVGRADIGVPDTPDQLRDHAARITHPPAGARTAAARVRRMAGMLRTSADHDTTLAAALADIHAEHTAGWRASRTMLEDAHADAMTAADTPLGRREALRRMMARLRTQRRLIHRSRQRAQLHARRLRQLANLRHTAASRRPSRAAAIPLAAVDYERSFTAGHIRQRIAEALDHMGITDPAARRNWLRGYETLIARESAGRASAVASEPATAVGPTQADGHGLGYARGITQTIPATFARYHQPGTSTNIYDPVANICASMNYVMHRYGVAANGENLVALVQQADAGRPPRGY
- a CDS encoding DUF5631 domain-containing protein, which produces MDKDQAVAEPISTGRHAAPEPESEETAADTLTLSPPSDAADTDVTDVLETPAPQPPPLETEGGEPSTVAPQPAEDSTELAPTEADDLAPADGTAVVAAGQGDAAHDTDVLGTRAADDTDVLEQPTPAEVGAASHERTGPAQGETDHERLRRLLQFVARQEPGLRWAVGLREDGTTVVVTDLAYGWVPSGITLPAGVRLLEPQRRTGNAAAMLGPTALSVTYSPGDPLGWATDFGPTESSVQPRELPEVEDLGWLLSEATHWRDGLPRMVHTLAKAGAAGTGVVDAELDVLRVHLDTARYQLLAEYPDVDPRLLLNCLLLAATEGIATGDRTSANYHFAWFQVLSAPPASRFSAKS